The Penaeus monodon isolate SGIC_2016 chromosome 13, NSTDA_Pmon_1, whole genome shotgun sequence genome contains a region encoding:
- the LOC119580371 gene encoding uncharacterized protein LOC119580371: MFVLTLIAMVGVCVGAPQGAFNIPVPSVPSGLYGLPNAGGVSSSGSISSDQGIRVVASQLNSLPASPSAPSPPSGPAPPPAPTAPPTTTTHMPPMPYQFSYNIMDGISSVYSSRTEEQLEDGPLVGSYSYLRPDGVYMTVMYTADENGYRAEVKESLEAPQDLQSVEDNRAKYEVSLPGAETYLVDVTDDELREYILQAAAFEASQVQATTLPPQTQSQSLSQTQSLSQSNSQSQFSTLTQPQAQGTSSISQTSSSSTNQSPPVRGAQSPSGYSYPQPSIPFGFSQP, encoded by the exons ATGTTT GTGTTAACCTTGATCGCAATGGTGGGCGTGTGCGTGGGAGCTCCGCAAGGCGCTTTCAACATTCCTGTACCCAGCGTTCCTTCAG GTCTTTACGGTCTGCCCAACGCTGGTGGTGTCTCCTCTAGTGGGTCCATCTCATCGGATCAGGGTATCCGGGTGGTAGCATCTCAGTTGAATTCACTGCCTGCCTCGCCCTCTGCCCCTTCACCGCCATCTGGACCCGCCCCACCACCTGCGCCCACTGCTCCGCCCACGACCACCACCCACATGCCACCC ATGCCGTACCAGTTCTCCTACAACATCATGGACGGAATCTCCTCGGTCTACTCCTCGAGGACGGAGGAGCAGCTGGAAGACGGGCCCCTCGTCGGGAGCTACTCGTACCTGCGTCCCGATGGCGTCTACATGACCGTTAT GTACACTGCCGACGAGAACGGCTACCGCGCTGAGGTGAAGGAGAGCCTCGAGGCACCGCAGGACCTCCAGTCCGTAGAGGACAACCGCGCTAAGTACGAG GTGAGCCTACCCGGAGCCGAGACGTACCTGGTGGACGTGACCGACGACGAGCTCCGCGAGTACATCCTCCAGGCGGCGGCATTCGAGGCTTCGCAGGTCCAGGCGACAACCCTTCCGCCGCAGACCCAGTCGCAGTCCCTCTCGCAGACTCAGAGCCTGTCGCAGTCGAACTCCCAGTCCCAGTTCTCCACGCTTACCCAACCTCAGGCCCAGGGCACCAGCTCCATCTCGCAGACCTCCAGCTCGAGCACGAACCAGTCGCCGCCAGTGAGGGGCGCTCAGTCTCCCTCAGGCTACAGCTACCCCCAGCCTTCGATTCCCTTCGGGTTCTCCCAACCTTAa